Genomic DNA from Candidatus Latescibacter sp.:
CGGCAACATTTTAGCGGCTGTCGGATTGAAGGACACGGGAACGGGTGATACAATCTGCGATATCAAACATCCGATCATCCTCGAGCGCATGGTATTCCCTGAGCCAGTTATTCATATCGCTGTTGAACCGAAGACAAAAGCGGATCAGGAACAGCTCGATCTTTCACTTGCCAAGCTGGCCGAAGAAGATCCCACATTCAAAGTAAAAATAAACCCGGAAACCGGACAGACGATTATTTCCGGTATGGGCGAGCTCCATCTCGATATACTCGTCGACAGGCTTCGCCGTGAATTCAAGGTGGATGCGAATGTCGGCAGACCCCAGGTCGTATACCGTGAAACGATAACCAGAGAGGTGGAATCGGTAGGTAAGTTTATCAAGCAGAGCGGCGGGCGAGGCCAGTACGGTCATGTTGTTATCAACCTGATCCCTGCGGGGAAAGGCACCGGCCTGGTTTTTGAAGACAAGACCGTCGGCGGCGTTATCCCGAGGGAATATATCAGCTCGTGCAGGAAGGGCGCTACAGATGCGATGAACTCCGGTGTTATTGCCGGCTATCCGCTTGTCGATGTTCGTGTAGAGTTAATCGATGGTTCGTATCATGAGGTTGATTCCTCCGATATGGCATTCCGTATTGCAACCAAGATGGCTGTCAGGGATGGAGTCAGCAAGGCCGGTCCTATCCTGCTTGAACCTATCATGCTGGTCGAGGTTGTGACACCCCAGCAGTATTCGGGCGATATTCTCGGTGATCTCACTATGAGACGGGGGAAAATCGACAAAATCGAGAACCGTCCCGATGCGCAGGTTATCAGGGGTCATGTTCCGCTTGCCGAAATGTTCGGTTATTCAACCCGGCTGCGCTCAATGAGCCAGGGAAGAGCTATTTACACCATGGAATTTGATTCGTATGCACCGGTTTCCGAAACGGTCGGTAAAGAGCTTGTCGCGAAATCCGGTGGATTCTATCAGCTTGTAAGTTAATGTATTTCGTGATCTTAAGATAATCATAAGGAGGATTTTCACATGGCGAAGGAGAAGTATCAGAGGAAGAAGCCGCATGTGAACGTAGGGACGATCGGACATGTGGATCACGGGAAGACGACGTTGACGAGCGGGATAACGAATGTGCAGGCGAAGCGCGGGATGGCGACTCATTTATTGTTTGATGATATTGACAAGGCGCCGGAGGAGAGGGAGCGTGGGATCACGATCGCGACAGCGCATGTAGAGTATGAGTCTGAGAAGCGTCACTATGCGCATGTTGACTGTCCGGGTCATGCCGACTACGTAAAGAACATGATCACGGGTGCTGCGCAGATGGACGGTGCGATTCTGGTAGTGAGTGCGGCGGACGGCCCGATGCCGCAGACGCGTGAGCACATACTGTTGGCCCGCCAGGTGGGAGTGCCGCGGATTATCGTATTTATGAGCAAGGTAGACATGGTGGATGATCCTGAGCTGATCGAGCTGGTGGAGCTTGAGGTACGGGAGTTGTTGACGAAGTACGAGTATCCCGGGGACGAGATACCGATCATCAAGGGGTCGGCGCTGAAGGCGATGAATTGGGACGGGGAGGATCTTAAGAATCCTGATATCACGTGTATATACGAGCTTTTGGATGCGCTGGACAGTTACATACCGGTGCCCGAGCGGTCGCTGGACAAGCCGTTTTTGATGCCGGTGGAGGATGTGTTCTCGATTACGGGACGGGGGACGGTGGCGACGGGGAGGATCGAGCAGGGCAGGGTGAAGGTGGGCGGGCAGTTGGAGTTAGTGGGGATTCGCGAGACGATCGGGACGGTGTGTACGGGAGTGGAGATGTTCCGGAAGATACTGGACGAGGGTCAGGCGGGCGACAATGTCGGTCTATTGCTTCGCGGTATCGACAAGGAACGAGTTGAGCGCGGGATGGTGGTTGCGGCGCCGGGTTCGGTGACCCCGCATACGAAGTTCAAGGGTCAGGTGTACGTACTGACGAAGGAGGAAGGCGGCCGTCACACGCCGTTTTTCACCGGATACCGTCCACAGTTTTACTTCCGGACGACAGATGTGACCGGTGTGCTGCATCTGCCGGAAGGCATTGAGATGGTGATGCCCGGTGACAATATTGAGATTTCAGGGGAACTCATCACACCGATTGCGATGAACGAGGGGCTTCGCTTCGCTATCCGCGAGGGAGGACGCACCATCGGCGCCGGCGTGGTGGCTCAAATTGTTGAATAACAGGAGATAATTCAGTGGCAGGTCAAAAGATAAGAATCAAACTCAAGGCTTACGATCATGCTTCACTCGATCATTCGAGTGATGAGATTGTAAGGACAGCAAAAAGAACCGGAGCGAGAATATCCGGCCCAGTGCCCCTGCCGACAAGGCGGACGGTCTATACCGTTCTTCGAAGCCCTTTTATTGATAAAAAATCAAGAGAACAGTTCGAGAGAAGGGTTCATAAACGGCTGATCGACATTTATGATTCGAATCCGCAGACTGTTGATTCGCTTATGAAGCTCGACCTGCCGGCCGGAGTTGATATCGAGATTCAGGTGTGACGTTCATTTACGAAGCACGGCTTGCGACAACAGCGGAACTGCTTACCGTAAGCCGGGAATCGTAAATCATACAATGTAAGGAAAAGAAATGATAGGACTTATTGGCAGAAAAATCGGGATGACTCAGATTTACAACGATACTGGAGAGGTATGTCCGGCTACAGCTCTTGAGGTCGGTCCCTGTCCGATTGTCCAAGTAAAGAAATCTGACGGGAAAGACGGGTACAATGCCATAAAGCTCGGGT
This window encodes:
- a CDS encoding EF-Tu/IF-2/RF-3 family GTPase; the encoded protein is PVVGHDPKTDKELTRKPSEDEPFSALAFKVATDAHVGKIVFFRVYSGNLEKGSAVLNTTTGKKERISRILQMHANKREEMDYATTGNILAAVGLKDTGTGDTICDIKHPIILERMVFPEPVIHIAVEPKTKADQEQLDLSLAKLAEEDPTFKVKINPETGQTIISGMGELHLDILVDRLRREFKVDANVGRPQVVYRETITREVESVGKFIKQSGGRGQYGHVVINLIPAGKGTGLVFEDKTVGGVIPREYISSCRKGATDAMNSGVIAGYPLVDVRVELIDGSYHEVDSSDMAFRIATKMAVRDGVSKAGPILLEPIMLVEVVTPQQYSGDILGDLTMRRGKIDKIENRPDAQVIRGHVPLAEMFGYSTRLRSMSQGRAIYTMEFDSYAPVSETVGKELVAKSGGFYQLVS
- the tuf gene encoding elongation factor Tu — translated: MAKEKYQRKKPHVNVGTIGHVDHGKTTLTSGITNVQAKRGMATHLLFDDIDKAPEERERGITIATAHVEYESEKRHYAHVDCPGHADYVKNMITGAAQMDGAILVVSAADGPMPQTREHILLARQVGVPRIIVFMSKVDMVDDPELIELVELEVRELLTKYEYPGDEIPIIKGSALKAMNWDGEDLKNPDITCIYELLDALDSYIPVPERSLDKPFLMPVEDVFSITGRGTVATGRIEQGRVKVGGQLELVGIRETIGTVCTGVEMFRKILDEGQAGDNVGLLLRGIDKERVERGMVVAAPGSVTPHTKFKGQVYVLTKEEGGRHTPFFTGYRPQFYFRTTDVTGVLHLPEGIEMVMPGDNIEISGELITPIAMNEGLRFAIREGGRTIGAGVVAQIVE
- the rpsJ gene encoding 30S ribosomal protein S10, with the protein product MAGQKIRIKLKAYDHASLDHSSDEIVRTAKRTGARISGPVPLPTRRTVYTVLRSPFIDKKSREQFERRVHKRLIDIYDSNPQTVDSLMKLDLPAGVDIEIQV